The genomic stretch CATCCACACTCTTGCATGGACAAGTGAACATTTCAAAAGTGAATACATAACGATGACTATGTTAAGTCATCCTGACTTTCATCATGATGAATTTCATCTCTCAAATCCTCAGGGGTTTCAAGTGTTATTCCTTCTATGTCATTTCGATCATATACAAGATTATCAATGACATCCTCAAGTACTCCCTCAATGTTAAGGTTGGAAGGTTCATTATCATTATAGTCATCCACATCATTTTCATCCACGTGCCCTTCACCAACGTCAAATACGTCTCTTGGTTTTGTCTTCACAACAACAACCCAATTCGGGTTTCTTTCATCAGCTACATAATATACTTGAGAAACTTGGGAAGACAATACGAATGGATCATCAGTAATCCGTTCCCCAGTGTGTATTAGACGCGAAAAATTCACAAGGCTATAGCCAAAGTCATCAATCTTGTAACCCCTGCCCAGAGCAATGTTTGCCCTATCACACTTGAATAGTACATATCGTGATCCATCATAATATTGAACCTCAATGATGCGTGTTAGTTGGCCGTAGTATGCAGTGTCATCTTCAAATACACAAACTCCACTATTTTGTGTTGATTTGCCCTTTTCATAATCTTTAATGCGAAACAGCACGCCATTCACAACATATCGCTTAAATTCTTGGGCCACTTTTATAGGACCTATGGAATGAGATGCAATTTTACCATCAATTTCATTTCTACGAAAGTCATCCATGTTTTGAACCTGATATTTGCACATTGTTATTTGCGATTAGTATAACAATTAAGTGTGTAATCtcgtaatattagttatttgacTTAAAAATAACACTTACATAGCCCCGGAACCAATCACAAAATTGATCTCTGTGCAACTTATCTAATTCATTTGTCATTCGTCGATTCCTACGATTTCTCGTCTTTAGCTCCTCGTGCATCCTATATTTGTGGGTGGCACCACAAATTCATGTTACGATTACTTTTTCAAAATGTAATGAATTTCTAAGTgtacaaattaaaaatgaaactcacATGTGGAATGAAATGAAATCATCAGAGTTGAAGAGTATATATCGATGTGCCTGAGCCAATGATTTTTcatcaagattgaaactcttgACCTCTCCTCTAGCATCATCATGATTTCTAATGGGTCTATTGAATACTGTTTGCGATGATTCCAAATAGCGTGAACAAAACGTCAATAATTCCTCTACTATGTACCCTTCAGCAATACAACCTTCAGGTGACGCTTTATTGCGTACATAACCCTTATATCGATGTAAGCACCTATATTAAATAAAGTATATAAGTATCAtgtcaaataagaaaaaaataatactagtTTGCAATATAATAATTTCATACCTTTCAAAGACATACATCCACCGATAATGAACGGGTCCACCTAGCCTACATTCAGTAGCCAAATGTACGAGAAGGTGTACCATCACTGTGAAAAATCCTGGTGGGAAGACCATTTCCAATTGGCACAGTATGTAAGGGATTTGAGACTCAAGTCGATCCAAATCTTCCAATTTTAGGGATTAAAACCATCTGATGCTAATCCAAGTCTGACATTGCGCGAGTCAGAAGCAAAATCGGGGTACTGTGAATCAAATGCCTTCCAAGCTAAGGCATCGGCTGGATGCCTTAGTACTCCATCATTCGTGCGATTCTCTGCATGCCACTTCATATCTGAAGCGGTTTTTGATGACATGAATAGCCTCTGCAATCTTGATTTCAAAGGAAACCACCTCAAAATCTTCTTCGGTTTTCTCTTCGATTTTTTAGATGACTCAGCCACATTCATAATATCCTTCCACTTCGATTTTCCACACACTGTACAATTTTCCAGATTCTCGTTGTctttccagaataacatacaacCATTACGACAGaccggaatcttctcatatccAAGCCCCAACTCCTTCATGTACTTTTTAACTTGATATGTGTTATTGGGCAACGACGCATCTGGTGGAAGCATTTTACTCAACTTTTCAAGCAACAGTGTGAATGAGTTATTACTCCACCCAGACATACACTTTAAATTATACAAGTCTACAATAGCAGTAAACTTAGTATATTCTGTGCACCCTTCATATAGTGGCTTCTTAGCATCATTGAGGAATTCATAAAACTTTTCAGTACCCTGACTAGTACCTTGTCGATCTTCGTGTACTCCTTCAGCTTCCCCACCCATTTCGGATATAGGGCATTGACTAGTACCTTGTCGATCTTCGTGTACTCCTTCAGCTTCCCCACCCATTTCAGATATAGGGCATTGACTCATATTAGGATCCGTCACAATAGGAAAAACCTCATGCAACATGTCAAGCATCCCACTCGAACCGTCATGTATTGGCTCCCTATGAAAGGGGGTGTTAGTAGCCTGATGACTAGAAGTAGTTCCAAGCTGTTCTCCGTGAGCATACCAACAAGTGTAACCTTGACAAATTCCATAATTTATCAAATGTGCGTGTACCATACCCCGTACCCACGAGGTGCCATTGGCACACCTCGTACACGGGCAACGAATTTTCCCATTATGAGTTTCGTTGTTAAATGCGAACTCCAAAAAGTCATTAACCCCCCTCACATACTCCTCCGACCATTTATTCTTTGTCATCCAACTTTTGTCCATTGCTAACTACATCAAATGCGTAGAAACATATTAACCATCAACTTTTGTCCATTAAACTCTATAACATATTGaatcgtttttcttttttctaattgtatTTAGCACCCACTAGCctaacaatgaaaaatatatttctacATTTGTTTTAATGAAAGCTCGATTATATATTGATTAATATATACGATAATtgtaaatctaaaaaaaaaaaaaaagttataaatttaGTGAAATGCTTGAATGAAAGTTAATCATGTAAAAGATACATCTTCTAACCCTACCTCTATGTTAAGCACATGAGAATAGGCATAAAgatatcaaaaatcaaaaatcaagaaaaaaaaattatgcaattaccaattaaaaattagtaataaaTTATGAATGGGAGTAAAGCTTCAAACCCGTGGTTGAAGCATAAAATAGCTAATTATGCAATTACTAATGTTTGAAGCAAATGAATGATCTTAGCTATTTTAgtaataaatcattaaaaaattatcagtgatgatgtggcacctaattaaattttttttattattattattattattattatatatatatatataaaaaaaaaattggggccgCCGAGGCACCACCCCAATAATATTTTGGAATGCTTAATATATGTCATTTCT from Corylus avellana chromosome ca1, CavTom2PMs-1.0 encodes the following:
- the LOC132170381 gene encoding uncharacterized protein LOC132170381, whose protein sequence is MDKSWMTKNKWSEEYVRGVNDFLEFAFNNETHNGKIRCPCTRCANGTSWVRGMVHAHLINYGICQGYTCWYAHGEQLGTTSSHQATNTPFHREPIHDGSSGMLDMLHEVFPIVTDPNMSQCPISEMGGEAEGVHEDRQGTSQCPISEMGGEAEGVHEDRQGTSQGTEKFYEFLNDAKKPLYEGCTEYTKFTAIVDLYNLKCMSGWSNNSFTLLLEKLSKMLPPDASLPNNTYQVKKYMKELGLGYEKIPVCRNGCMLFWKDNENLENCTVCGKSKWKDIMNVAESSKKSKRKPKKILRWFPLKSRLQRLFMSSKTASDMKWHAENRTNDGVLRHPADALAWKAFDSQYPDFASDSRNVRLGLASDGFNP